The following are from one region of the Jatrophihabitans telluris genome:
- a CDS encoding APC family permease: protein MSSLTSAPTDHSLKREFNLWSSFAFAFAFISPIVALYGIFGLAITAAGPRFWWGFFVVFAGQLVVAFVFATLVSRWPIEGSIYQWSRRLLGGGYGWFAGWAYTWTLVIAMATVALGAAGFIANIAGIDSPTGTQRASIAFVILLCGTGLNLIGRQALKMFMTASIIAEVIGSLGLGTWLLVFHRHNSLSVLIHGAGASNASGYFSLSGPFLVAVAFIGFSFVGFESAGAIAEEVHEPRKNLPKAVIFSLTFIAVVVIYASLAIILAIPDLSAVANGSVADPVYSTLTSALGSGIARPVEVLFVVGFLASFLALQTSASRLIWAFARDRALPGSAVLAGLSQGQRLPRAALLVTTVLGSILFLLSNLATNVYTIMVNFSSGGFFLAFLFPLIGFLVVQLRRSWKPGPFTLGRGSLVLTAIATAWVIFEFLNIAWPRKVYPQRYLDWSEWIMIGVLGVIGAIVYASVRPRIISAAVIDREEEADEAVDLRSATA from the coding sequence ATGTCATCCCTCACGTCCGCGCCCACGGACCACAGTCTGAAGCGCGAGTTCAATCTGTGGTCATCGTTCGCGTTCGCGTTCGCCTTCATCTCCCCGATCGTGGCGCTGTACGGGATCTTCGGGCTGGCCATCACGGCAGCAGGTCCACGTTTCTGGTGGGGCTTCTTCGTGGTGTTCGCCGGGCAGCTGGTGGTGGCGTTCGTGTTCGCCACCCTGGTCTCGCGCTGGCCGATCGAGGGTTCCATCTACCAGTGGTCGCGCCGGCTGCTCGGTGGCGGCTACGGGTGGTTCGCCGGGTGGGCCTACACCTGGACGCTGGTCATCGCGATGGCGACCGTGGCGCTGGGTGCGGCCGGATTCATCGCCAACATCGCAGGAATCGACTCTCCCACCGGGACTCAGCGAGCGAGCATCGCCTTCGTCATCCTGCTCTGCGGTACCGGTCTGAACCTGATCGGCCGGCAGGCCCTGAAGATGTTCATGACGGCGAGCATCATCGCCGAGGTGATCGGCTCGCTCGGCCTGGGCACATGGCTGCTCGTGTTCCACCGCCACAATTCCCTCAGCGTGCTCATTCACGGTGCCGGAGCGAGCAACGCCAGTGGCTACTTCTCCCTGTCTGGGCCCTTCCTGGTGGCCGTGGCCTTCATCGGCTTCTCCTTCGTCGGCTTCGAGAGTGCGGGAGCCATCGCCGAAGAGGTCCACGAGCCGCGCAAGAACCTGCCCAAGGCCGTGATCTTCTCCCTGACCTTCATCGCCGTGGTCGTGATCTACGCCAGCCTGGCGATCATCCTCGCGATTCCGGACCTGTCGGCCGTGGCCAACGGCTCGGTCGCCGACCCCGTCTACTCCACGCTGACCAGTGCGCTGGGAAGCGGCATCGCCCGTCCCGTCGAGGTTCTGTTCGTCGTGGGCTTCCTGGCCAGCTTCCTCGCGCTGCAGACCTCGGCCTCACGCTTGATCTGGGCCTTCGCCCGCGACCGTGCCCTGCCCGGCTCGGCCGTGCTGGCGGGCCTGAGCCAGGGTCAGCGACTGCCGCGAGCCGCACTACTGGTCACCACCGTGCTGGGCTCGATCCTGTTCCTGCTCAGCAATCTCGCGACGAACGTGTACACGATCATGGTGAACTTCTCCTCCGGAGGCTTCTTCCTCGCGTTCCTGTTCCCGCTGATCGGCTTCCTGGTCGTGCAGTTGCGACGTAGCTGGAAGCCGGGCCCGTTCACCCTGGGCCGCGGATCTCTGGTCCTGACCGCGATCGCCACCGCATGGGTCATCTTCGAGTTCCTCAACATCGCGTGGCCGCGAAAGGTGTATCCCCAGCGCTACCTCGACTGGTCCGAGTGGATCATGATCGGCGTCCTCGGAGTCATCGGAGCGATCGTGTACGCCTCGGTGCGTCCGCGCATCATCAGCGCGGCGGTCATCGACCGGGAAGAGGAAGCCGACGAGGCCGTGGACCTGCGATCGGCCACCGCGTGA
- the speB gene encoding agmatinase, with protein MTEQHQHSPDGIVGQIDGLQVPRYAGLTTFARLPRLEDVNAYDVAVVGLPFDTGVTYRPGARFGPSHIRQASRLLRPYNPALDAEPFREAQVVDAGDIACNPFDIAAALQQIEQGLTPLIGDGRPFLALGGDHTVALPALRAINAVHGPVALVHFDAHLDTWDTYFDAPTTHGTPFRRASEEGLLLKGNSAHVGIRGSLYDRQDLLDDVELGFTIVHCRDIERIGVAGVLERVLDRVGTAKVYVSIDIDVLDPAFAPATGTPEAGGMTSRELLAVLRGMSELPVVGADIVEVSPAYDHAEITAVAAANLAYELVTIMAMGKRR; from the coding sequence GTGACCGAGCAACACCAGCACTCCCCCGACGGAATCGTCGGTCAGATCGACGGACTGCAAGTCCCCCGGTATGCGGGCTTGACGACGTTCGCTCGGCTGCCCCGCCTGGAGGACGTCAACGCCTACGACGTCGCCGTGGTCGGACTGCCGTTCGACACCGGTGTGACCTACCGGCCAGGAGCCCGTTTCGGCCCGTCGCACATCCGGCAGGCATCGAGGCTCCTGCGGCCCTACAACCCCGCGCTGGACGCCGAACCGTTCCGTGAGGCGCAGGTCGTCGACGCCGGAGACATCGCCTGCAACCCCTTCGACATCGCGGCTGCCCTCCAGCAGATCGAGCAGGGACTCACGCCACTGATCGGCGACGGCCGCCCCTTCCTTGCCCTCGGCGGCGATCACACGGTCGCCCTGCCTGCGCTGCGAGCGATCAATGCCGTGCACGGTCCGGTCGCGCTGGTGCACTTCGACGCGCACCTGGACACCTGGGACACCTACTTCGACGCGCCGACCACCCACGGCACTCCGTTTCGCCGCGCATCGGAGGAAGGCCTGCTGCTCAAGGGGAATTCCGCCCACGTCGGCATCCGCGGGTCGCTGTACGACCGGCAGGATCTGCTCGACGACGTCGAGCTGGGATTCACGATCGTGCACTGCCGCGACATCGAACGGATCGGCGTCGCCGGGGTCCTGGAACGCGTACTCGACCGCGTGGGCACGGCGAAGGTCTACGTCTCCATCGACATCGACGTGCTGGACCCGGCCTTCGCGCCGGCGACGGGTACACCCGAAGCCGGCGGCATGACCAGTCGCGAACTGCTGGCCGTCCTGCGGGGCATGAGCGAACTACCCGTCGTCGGAGCGGATATCGTCGAGGTGTCGCCCGCGTACGACCACGCCGAGATCACCGCAGTGGCGGCGGCAAACCTGGCCTACGAACTGGTGACGATCATGGCGATGGGAAAGCGTCGATGA
- a CDS encoding putative bifunctional diguanylate cyclase/phosphodiesterase, with protein MQFTRSRRCAQSLMWLLVATYTCLLTVHGSAFEPFVDGWLCVLTQFVPALVCWLAVPGAGARRPEICWLAIGITAFAFGNVALVLAEAHHTSLDVPSTADIGYLAFYPAVLATLVLAARRELRAARRGIWLDSIVGGFGAAAAVAVLLGPAFSVSDQSIAGTLVSLSFPLLDLALVFVVVAIAALKRFRLSPSWMALMAGFAVFACADVIYDRSIASGSYHLGTPLDATWAIGLTLTTLWATRRPAERAPATAQPTVLAVPAIAIALSLGVLITGTITAVPMVAVALAALTVVLTGVRTQLAFGHQWRLGELRRQAGTDDLTGLANRRAFYAQAARQLAVSPRSALLLLDLDKFKEVNDSLGHHIGDRLLVGLGARLATLLRDYDLLARLGGDEFALLLTDVDQAQAEAAASRIHAELAAPFALNDIMIATDVSIGIALAPEHGMEVSGLLRRADIAMYKAKRARLKSHVYAAADESNGDDRLRTLQELRTALHTDQFVLHFQPKLDLRTDEICGVEALVRWDHPRRGLVYPDGFLPLIEEGGMMPALTERVLALAVAQAADWAALGRPLPVAVNVSASSLVDDELPEFIAQRLAARQLPACMLKLEITEESLMDDRDRGRRILHRLRDQGIEISVDDFGTGYSSLAYLRDLPIDELKLDRAFVFPMADDARAAALVVSTIGLAHSLGLRMVAEGVENDTALAELARHGCDQAQGFHIARPMPAVELDHWLSLRVRERQTLPAR; from the coding sequence ATGCAGTTCACACGCTCTCGCAGGTGTGCCCAGTCGCTGATGTGGCTGCTCGTCGCCACATATACCTGCCTGCTCACCGTTCACGGCTCGGCGTTCGAGCCGTTCGTGGACGGCTGGCTCTGCGTGCTCACGCAGTTCGTGCCCGCGCTGGTCTGCTGGCTCGCCGTGCCCGGGGCGGGCGCCCGCCGCCCCGAAATCTGCTGGCTGGCCATAGGCATCACGGCGTTCGCCTTCGGCAATGTAGCGCTGGTCCTGGCCGAGGCCCATCACACCTCGCTGGACGTTCCGTCGACTGCCGACATCGGGTATCTGGCCTTCTACCCTGCGGTCCTGGCCACGCTGGTCCTGGCCGCCCGTCGCGAGTTGCGCGCGGCGCGGCGCGGGATCTGGCTCGACAGCATCGTCGGCGGCTTCGGCGCCGCCGCCGCGGTCGCGGTGCTGCTCGGTCCCGCCTTCAGCGTGTCCGACCAGTCGATCGCCGGCACCCTCGTCTCGTTGTCCTTCCCGTTGCTCGACCTTGCCCTGGTGTTCGTGGTGGTCGCGATCGCGGCCCTCAAACGATTCCGGTTGTCGCCGTCGTGGATGGCCCTCATGGCGGGCTTCGCGGTATTCGCCTGCGCCGACGTGATCTATGACCGCAGCATCGCGAGCGGCAGCTATCACCTGGGCACCCCCCTGGACGCCACCTGGGCCATCGGATTGACGCTCACGACACTGTGGGCGACGCGTCGCCCGGCCGAGCGGGCGCCGGCTACCGCCCAGCCGACCGTTCTCGCCGTGCCGGCAATCGCGATAGCCCTCAGCCTGGGCGTTCTCATCACCGGCACGATCACTGCGGTGCCGATGGTCGCTGTCGCGCTGGCGGCACTGACGGTCGTACTGACCGGCGTTCGCACCCAACTTGCGTTCGGTCATCAATGGCGCCTGGGCGAACTCCGTCGACAGGCCGGTACCGATGACCTCACGGGACTGGCGAACCGGCGGGCGTTCTATGCGCAGGCGGCGCGCCAACTCGCCGTCTCGCCCCGGTCGGCGCTCCTGCTGCTGGACCTCGACAAGTTCAAGGAAGTCAACGACAGCCTCGGGCACCACATCGGCGATCGACTGCTCGTCGGTCTCGGAGCGCGTCTGGCTACCCTGCTTCGAGACTACGATCTGCTGGCCCGGCTCGGCGGAGACGAGTTCGCGCTGCTGCTGACTGACGTCGATCAGGCCCAGGCCGAAGCCGCAGCCTCTCGCATCCACGCCGAGCTCGCCGCCCCGTTCGCGCTCAACGACATCATGATCGCAACGGACGTGAGCATCGGCATCGCGCTGGCCCCCGAGCACGGCATGGAGGTCAGCGGACTGCTGCGTCGGGCCGACATCGCGATGTACAAGGCGAAGCGGGCGCGATTGAAGAGCCACGTCTACGCCGCCGCCGACGAGAGCAACGGCGATGATCGCCTGCGAACGCTGCAAGAGCTGCGGACCGCGCTGCACACCGATCAGTTCGTCCTGCACTTCCAGCCCAAACTCGATCTGCGGACGGACGAGATCTGCGGGGTCGAGGCGCTGGTTCGCTGGGATCATCCCCGGCGGGGACTGGTCTATCCCGACGGCTTCCTGCCGCTGATCGAGGAGGGCGGCATGATGCCCGCTCTCACCGAACGGGTCCTCGCGCTTGCGGTGGCCCAGGCGGCCGATTGGGCCGCCCTCGGCCGTCCACTGCCCGTGGCGGTGAACGTATCGGCCAGCTCACTCGTCGATGACGAGCTTCCCGAGTTCATCGCGCAGCGGCTCGCCGCCCGACAACTACCCGCTTGCATGCTGAAGCTCGAGATCACCGAAGAATCCTTGATGGATGATCGCGATCGTGGCCGTCGCATCCTGCATCGGTTGCGCGATCAGGGCATCGAGATCTCGGTGGACGACTTCGGCACTGGCTACAGTTCGCTGGCCTACCTGCGCGATCTGCCCATCGACGAACTGAAGCTCGACCGGGCGTTCGTGTTCCCGATGGCCGACGATGCGCGCGCGGCCGCACTTGTCGTGTCCACGATCGGGCTGGCCCACAGCCTGGGTCTGCGGATGGTGGCCGAGGGTGTGGAGAACGACACCGCGCTGGCCGAACTGGCTCGGCACGGGTGCGACCAGGCCCAGGGTTTCCACATCGCTCGCCCGATGCCGGCCGTCGAGCTGGACCATTGGCTGTCCCTTCGAGTGCGTGAGCGTCAGACCCTGCCCGCACGCTGA
- a CDS encoding zinc-dependent alcohol dehydrogenase family protein gives MRAALFNGKANITLGERPEPRIEAPSDAIVRVVRGCVCGSDLWYYRGVNPHKIGSIGHEYVGVVEEVGEDVTDLTKGDFVIAPFTFSDGECPACLAGFQSNCSHGGAFGDGEHDGGQGELVRAPFADATLVKVPGSDFTDEQLASFTALSDVMCTGYHAARMADVKVGDTVAVVGDGAVGLCAVIAAKKLGAGRIIVLSRNPARQALAVEFGATDIVEERGEAAVQAVVKLTDGIGVNAALECVGTDQSIETAVGVTRAGGMIGAVGVPLYENFKYQSIFWKNVGIRGGVAPARQYIPELLADVMAGRINPGRVFDFEADLDHVGEAYAAMDERRAVKSLLRVSEL, from the coding sequence ATGAGAGCAGCACTCTTCAACGGCAAGGCGAACATCACGCTCGGCGAGCGCCCCGAACCTCGCATCGAAGCGCCCAGCGATGCCATCGTCCGGGTGGTTCGAGGCTGTGTGTGCGGGTCGGACCTCTGGTACTACCGCGGCGTCAACCCGCACAAGATCGGCAGCATCGGGCACGAGTACGTCGGCGTCGTCGAAGAGGTCGGCGAGGATGTCACCGATCTGACCAAGGGCGACTTCGTCATCGCACCGTTCACGTTCAGCGACGGCGAATGCCCAGCGTGCCTCGCCGGGTTCCAGTCCAATTGCAGCCACGGCGGAGCCTTCGGAGACGGCGAGCACGACGGCGGTCAGGGTGAGCTCGTTCGCGCCCCCTTCGCCGACGCGACATTGGTGAAGGTCCCCGGCTCGGATTTCACCGACGAGCAGCTGGCCTCCTTCACCGCGCTGTCCGATGTCATGTGCACCGGCTACCACGCCGCGCGGATGGCCGACGTCAAGGTCGGCGACACGGTGGCCGTGGTGGGCGACGGCGCGGTTGGGTTGTGCGCAGTGATCGCGGCCAAGAAGCTGGGAGCCGGACGCATCATCGTCCTCAGCCGCAATCCGGCCCGACAGGCGCTCGCCGTCGAGTTCGGGGCCACCGACATTGTGGAGGAGCGCGGGGAGGCGGCAGTTCAGGCCGTCGTGAAACTGACCGACGGTATCGGTGTCAACGCCGCCCTGGAGTGCGTCGGCACCGACCAGTCGATCGAGACGGCCGTCGGCGTCACCCGCGCGGGAGGCATGATCGGAGCAGTAGGGGTTCCGCTGTATGAGAACTTCAAGTACCAGAGCATCTTCTGGAAGAACGTGGGAATCCGTGGCGGCGTGGCGCCGGCACGGCAGTACATCCCCGAGTTGCTCGCCGATGTCATGGCCGGTCGCATCAACCCTGGTCGCGTTTTCGACTTCGAAGCCGATCTCGACCACGTCGGCGAGGCCTACGCAGCGATGGACGAACGCCGTGCGGTGAAGTCACTGCTGAGGGTCAGCGAGCTCTGA
- a CDS encoding SDR family NAD(P)-dependent oxidoreductase codes for MTGTPSAGTAVVTGAASGIGAAAAAELKRRGWSVAGLDLRPAPECDYTAQVDVGDPDAVAAAVAQVQERLGPVDCAVSVAGYYEMLPVSDITEQQWTRMLRVHVGGLVNLSRAVLTGMLERGTGSIVAVASELAVGGGSEDAHYAAAKGAILGVVRSLSAEVAGRGVRVNAVAPGPTDTPLLAADSPWRAPDYLRTLPLGRLVSAEEVALCIAFLADEATFCVGEVLNPNAGAVI; via the coding sequence GTGACCGGCACGCCAAGCGCCGGTACCGCCGTCGTGACGGGCGCGGCGAGCGGCATCGGTGCCGCTGCCGCCGCTGAGCTCAAACGACGGGGCTGGTCGGTGGCCGGGCTCGATCTGCGCCCCGCCCCGGAGTGCGACTACACGGCGCAGGTGGACGTCGGTGATCCCGATGCGGTAGCGGCCGCGGTGGCCCAGGTGCAAGAGCGCCTCGGGCCCGTGGACTGCGCCGTCTCGGTCGCCGGGTACTACGAGATGCTGCCGGTCTCCGACATCACCGAGCAACAGTGGACGCGGATGCTGCGCGTGCACGTCGGCGGCCTGGTCAATCTCAGTCGCGCGGTGCTTACCGGGATGCTCGAGCGCGGAACCGGATCGATTGTTGCGGTCGCGAGCGAGTTGGCCGTGGGCGGCGGCAGCGAGGACGCACACTACGCCGCGGCCAAGGGCGCCATCCTGGGCGTGGTCCGGAGCCTGAGCGCGGAGGTCGCGGGCAGGGGAGTTCGCGTCAACGCGGTCGCGCCCGGACCGACGGACACGCCGTTACTGGCCGCGGATTCGCCGTGGCGGGCGCCGGATTACCTGCGCACGCTGCCGCTGGGACGCCTCGTCAGCGCCGAGGAAGTGGCCTTGTGCATAGCGTTTCTCGCCGACGAGGCCACCTTCTGTGTCGGCGAAGTCCTCAACCCCAACGCTGGAGCGGTGATCTAA
- a CDS encoding CBU_0592 family membrane protein gives MNQLIQVVGSLLVLAGFALAQTGVLEQRSARYLILNLTGSAILAVQAVLLRQWGFLLLEGVWAVVSALSLARVRRSR, from the coding sequence GTGAACCAGCTCATCCAGGTCGTCGGCTCGCTGCTCGTACTGGCCGGGTTCGCGTTGGCGCAGACCGGCGTGTTGGAGCAGCGATCAGCCAGATATCTCATCCTGAATCTGACCGGATCGGCGATCCTCGCCGTCCAGGCCGTCCTGTTGAGGCAGTGGGGATTCCTGCTGCTGGAGGGCGTCTGGGCCGTGGTTTCGGCGCTCAGCCTAGCCCGCGTCCGACGTTCGCGCTGA
- a CDS encoding SDR family NAD(P)-dependent oxidoreductase, with protein sequence MGASHARRLAADGATVAVNDLTSSPALTALAGEIGGIAAPGDVSDPAEVQRLVAGVQAQLGPVDVLVANHAYMSMAAFLDYDLADWWKVLDTNLGGTFHLIQAVLPGMRSRGGGRIVVVASEWGVIGWPQATAYAASKAGLIALVKTLGRELAPESIIVNAVAPGVTDTPQLEVDAHDAGVSLAEIHARYAAGIPLGRIGAPEEISGVVALLSDFRLSAMVGQVVQANGGSTRTRA encoded by the coding sequence ATGGGGGCGTCACACGCCCGACGCCTGGCGGCCGACGGTGCGACAGTGGCGGTCAATGACCTCACTTCCTCGCCGGCGCTCACCGCACTCGCCGGTGAGATCGGCGGTATCGCCGCTCCGGGCGACGTGAGCGATCCAGCCGAGGTCCAGCGCCTGGTTGCCGGCGTCCAAGCCCAACTCGGACCCGTCGACGTCCTTGTCGCCAACCACGCCTACATGAGCATGGCGGCGTTCCTCGACTACGACCTGGCTGACTGGTGGAAGGTCCTCGACACGAATCTGGGCGGCACCTTCCACCTCATCCAGGCCGTGCTCCCCGGCATGCGCAGCCGCGGTGGCGGCCGGATCGTGGTGGTGGCCAGCGAGTGGGGCGTCATCGGCTGGCCGCAAGCGACGGCGTACGCGGCCTCCAAGGCCGGCCTCATCGCTCTCGTCAAGACGCTGGGACGCGAACTGGCGCCGGAGTCGATCATCGTCAACGCCGTCGCACCCGGCGTCACCGACACCCCGCAGTTGGAGGTCGACGCCCACGACGCCGGAGTGAGCCTGGCCGAGATCCATGCCCGATACGCCGCGGGCATCCCGTTGGGCCGGATCGGCGCGCCGGAGGAGATCTCCGGGGTCGTGGCGTTGTTGTCGGACTTCCGCCTCTCGGCGATGGTCGGCCAAGTCGTCCAAGCCAACGGAGGCTCGACCCGTACCCGGGCGTGA
- a CDS encoding polysaccharide deacetylase family protein yields MSSPAAALPWPDGKTSAASFTFDIDAESAVLWRTPHNGTRMSVMSHQAYGPLVGVPRLLALLDRHQIRSTFFVPGYTAERYPTVVRDIVAAGHEIAHHGYLHEQPTGLTVAEEAEALDRGLDALERVAGIRPVGYRAPMWDLSWHTPELLAARDFLYDSSLMDADHPYELALTPGATSSIVEIPIQWSLDDWEQYCFLPDVSGSGLIETPAKARELWQAEFEGLRTVGGCWVLTNHPFLSGRTSRAHQLDQLMAHVAGCDDVWLTSLEEIARHTRRLALTPRTIEPPAGLDAPDA; encoded by the coding sequence ATGAGCTCCCCCGCGGCGGCCCTGCCCTGGCCGGACGGAAAGACGTCGGCCGCGTCGTTCACCTTCGACATCGACGCCGAGTCCGCGGTGCTCTGGCGAACTCCGCACAACGGCACCCGCATGAGCGTGATGAGCCATCAGGCCTACGGCCCGCTTGTCGGCGTCCCGCGGCTGCTCGCCCTGTTGGACCGGCACCAGATCAGATCAACCTTCTTCGTACCCGGTTACACCGCCGAGCGGTACCCCACCGTGGTCCGCGACATCGTCGCGGCCGGGCATGAGATCGCCCACCACGGCTACCTGCACGAACAACCCACCGGCCTCACCGTGGCCGAGGAAGCCGAGGCTCTCGACCGCGGTCTGGACGCGTTGGAGCGCGTTGCCGGTATCCGTCCCGTCGGTTATCGAGCGCCGATGTGGGATCTGTCCTGGCACACTCCTGAGCTGCTGGCGGCGCGGGACTTCCTCTACGACTCCAGCCTGATGGACGCCGACCACCCCTACGAGCTGGCCCTGACCCCAGGCGCGACGAGCTCCATCGTCGAGATTCCGATCCAGTGGTCCCTGGACGACTGGGAGCAATACTGCTTCCTGCCCGACGTCTCCGGCAGTGGCCTCATCGAGACACCGGCGAAAGCCCGCGAGCTCTGGCAGGCCGAGTTCGAAGGCCTGCGAACGGTCGGTGGCTGTTGGGTGCTCACCAACCATCCGTTCCTGTCGGGGCGAACGTCGCGAGCTCACCAGCTCGACCAGCTCATGGCCCACGTAGCCGGCTGCGACGACGTCTGGCTGACGTCGCTGGAGGAAATCGCCCGTCATACGCGCCGGCTGGCGCTGACCCCACGAACGATCGAGCCGCCCGCCGGTCTGGACGCCCCCGATGCGTGA
- a CDS encoding (R)-mandelonitrile lyase, translated as MQRQPTPTTVKTPAENFTGDVYLDPVFSGDGKSQLVVGLVRFTPGARTNWHSHANGQLLRCTDGTGLVATRDGRAFRMRAGDAVWTPAGEQHWHGGTSETMMCHYAILDAAGDGEATTWLEPVSDEQYAAAHTAAAATD; from the coding sequence ATGCAACGTCAGCCCACGCCCACCACCGTCAAGACCCCGGCGGAGAACTTCACCGGCGACGTCTACCTCGATCCCGTCTTCAGCGGCGACGGTAAGTCGCAGCTCGTGGTTGGCCTCGTCCGGTTCACCCCGGGCGCGCGGACGAACTGGCACTCGCACGCCAACGGGCAGCTGTTGCGGTGCACCGACGGCACCGGCCTGGTGGCGACCCGCGACGGGCGCGCGTTCCGGATGCGAGCCGGAGACGCGGTCTGGACACCGGCCGGCGAACAACACTGGCACGGCGGGACGTCGGAGACGATGATGTGCCACTACGCGATTCTCGACGCCGCCGGCGACGGCGAGGCCACCACGTGGCTCGAGCCGGTCAGCGATGAGCAGTACGCCGCCGCGCACACAGCCGCAGCCGCCACTGACTGA